A single Pseudomonas sp. MM223 DNA region contains:
- the dsbC gene encoding Thiol:disulfide interchange protein DsbC (*Name dsbC) — translation MRVTQFFAAAALALASTFAVAAATDSNAVAEQAIRKSLQNLELEVPVESVASSPLNGLYEVKLQGGRVLYASADGQFVMQGYLFQIQDGKPVNLTEKTERLGVAKLINGIPAAEMVVYPAKGETKSHITVFTDTTCPYCHKLHAEVPELNRRGIEVRYVAFPRQGLGSPGDQQLQAVWCSSDRRGAMDKMVEGEEIKAAKCANPVSKQFQLGQSIGVNGTPAIVLESGQVIPGYQPAPQVAKLALAK, via the coding sequence ATGCGCGTGACCCAGTTTTTCGCCGCCGCCGCGTTGGCGCTGGCCAGTACCTTTGCCGTTGCCGCGGCAACCGATAGCAATGCAGTGGCCGAGCAGGCCATCCGCAAATCGCTGCAGAACCTCGAACTGGAAGTGCCCGTCGAAAGCGTGGCCAGCAGCCCGCTGAACGGCCTGTATGAAGTCAAGCTGCAGGGCGGCCGCGTGCTGTACGCCAGCGCCGACGGCCAGTTCGTGATGCAGGGCTACCTGTTCCAGATCCAGGACGGCAAGCCGGTCAACCTCACCGAAAAAACCGAGCGTCTGGGCGTCGCCAAGCTCATCAACGGCATTCCAGCCGCCGAGATGGTGGTTTATCCTGCCAAGGGCGAGACCAAGTCGCACATCACCGTGTTCACCGATACCACCTGCCCGTACTGCCACAAGCTGCACGCCGAAGTGCCCGAGCTGAACCGTCGCGGTATCGAAGTGCGCTATGTCGCCTTCCCGCGCCAGGGGCTCGGCTCGCCGGGCGACCAGCAGCTGCAGGCGGTCTGGTGCTCCAGTGATCGTCGTGGGGCGATGGACAAGATGGTCGAAGGTGAAGAAATCAAGGCCGCCAAGTGCGCCAACCCGGTCAGCAAGCAGTTCCAGCTGGGCCAGTCGATTGGCGTCAACGGCACGCCGGCCATCGTCCTCGAAAGCGGCCAGGTCATTCCGGGCTACCAGCCGGCACCGCAGGTCGCCAAACTGGCACTTGCCAAGTAA
- the hom gene encoding Homoserine dehydrogenase (*Name hom) — MKPVKVGICGLGTVGGGTFNVLQRNAEEIARRAGRGIEVAQIAMRSQNPNCQITGTPITADVFEVASNPEIDIVIELIGGYTIARDLVLKAIENGKHVVTANKALIAVHGNEIFAKAREKGVIVAFEAAVAGGIPVIKAIREGLSANRINWLAGIINGTGNFILTEMREKGRAFPDVLAEAQALGYAEADPTFDVEGIDAAHKLTILASIAFGIPLQFDKAYTEGITQLTTADVNYAEALGYRIKHLGVARRTAEGIELRVHPTLIPADRLIANVNGVMNAVMVNGDAAGSTLYYGAGAGMEPTASSVVGDLVDVVRAMTSDPENRVPHLAFQPDSLSAHPILPIEACESAYYLRIQAKDHPGVLAQVASILSERGINIESIMQKEAEEQDGLVPMILLTHGVVEQRINDAIVALEALQDVVGKVVRIRVEQLN, encoded by the coding sequence GTGAAACCGGTCAAAGTAGGCATCTGTGGGTTGGGGACCGTCGGTGGCGGAACCTTCAATGTACTTCAGCGCAACGCCGAGGAGATTGCCCGCCGTGCCGGGCGCGGTATTGAAGTGGCACAGATCGCCATGCGCTCGCAGAACCCGAACTGCCAGATTACCGGTACCCCCATTACCGCTGACGTGTTCGAAGTTGCGAGCAACCCGGAGATCGATATTGTCATCGAGCTGATCGGTGGCTACACCATCGCCCGCGACCTGGTGCTCAAGGCGATCGAAAACGGCAAGCATGTGGTCACCGCCAACAAGGCGCTGATTGCCGTGCACGGTAACGAAATTTTTGCCAAGGCCCGCGAGAAGGGCGTGATCGTTGCCTTCGAAGCGGCCGTGGCGGGTGGCATCCCGGTGATCAAGGCCATCCGCGAAGGCCTGTCGGCCAACCGCATCAACTGGCTGGCCGGCATCATCAACGGCACCGGCAACTTCATCCTCACCGAAATGCGTGAGAAGGGCCGTGCCTTCCCGGACGTGCTGGCCGAAGCCCAGGCGCTGGGTTACGCCGAAGCCGACCCGACCTTCGACGTCGAGGGCATCGACGCTGCGCACAAGCTGACCATCCTGGCCTCCATCGCTTTCGGCATTCCGTTGCAGTTCGACAAGGCCTATACCGAAGGCATCACCCAGCTGACCACCGCTGATGTGAACTATGCCGAGGCCCTGGGCTACCGCATCAAGCACCTGGGCGTGGCGCGTCGCACCGCCGAAGGCATCGAGTTGCGCGTGCACCCGACGCTGATCCCGGCCGACCGCCTGATCGCCAACGTCAATGGTGTAATGAACGCCGTCATGGTCAACGGTGACGCTGCCGGTTCCACCCTGTACTACGGTGCTGGCGCCGGCATGGAGCCTACCGCTTCGTCGGTGGTCGGCGACCTGGTCGACGTGGTCCGTGCCATGACCTCCGACCCGGAAAACCGCGTGCCGCACCTGGCGTTCCAGCCAGACTCGCTGTCGGCCCACCCGATCCTGCCGATCGAAGCCTGCGAAAGTGCCTACTACCTGCGCATCCAGGCCAAGGATCACCCGGGCGTTCTGGCCCAGGTGGCCAGCATCCTGTCGGAGCGCGGCATCAACATCGAGTCGATCATGCAGAAGGAAGCCGAGGAGCAGGACGGCCTGGTGCCGATGATCCTGCTGACCCATGGCGTGGTCGAGCAGCGTATCAACGATGCCATCGTCGCCCTGGAAGCCCTGCAGGATGTGGTCGGCAAGGTCGTGCGCATCCGCGTCGAACAGCTCAACTAA
- the xerD gene encoding Tyrosine recombinase XerD (*Name xerD), with the protein MPALDHPLIDQFLDALWLEKGLSDNTRVSYRSDLALFNGWLQEHSVSLPDAGRDLILDHLAWRLDQGYKPRSTARFLSGLRGFFRYLLREKLVAVDPTLQVDMPQLGKPLPKSLSEADVEALLQAPDLGEAIGQRDRAMLEVLYACGLRVTELVSLTLDQVNLRQGVLRVMGKGSKERLVPMGEEAVVWLERYQRDGRAELLNGRPSDVLFPSQRGEQMTRQTFWHRIKHHARVAGIDKPLSPHTLRHAFATHLLNHGADLRVVQMLLGHSDLSTTQIYTHVAKARLQQLHAQHHPRG; encoded by the coding sequence ATGCCCGCCCTCGACCACCCCCTGATCGACCAGTTTCTTGATGCCCTGTGGCTTGAAAAAGGCCTGTCCGACAACACCCGCGTGTCCTATCGCAGCGACCTGGCATTGTTCAATGGCTGGCTGCAGGAGCATTCGGTTTCCCTGCCCGACGCCGGCCGTGACCTGATCCTCGACCACCTGGCCTGGCGCCTCGACCAGGGCTACAAGCCACGCTCCACGGCGCGCTTTCTGTCTGGCTTGCGCGGTTTCTTCCGTTACCTGCTGCGGGAAAAGCTGGTGGCAGTAGACCCGACCTTGCAGGTCGACATGCCGCAACTGGGCAAGCCGCTGCCCAAGTCGCTGTCCGAAGCTGACGTTGAAGCCTTGCTGCAGGCCCCGGACCTGGGCGAAGCCATTGGCCAGCGCGACCGCGCCATGCTCGAAGTGCTCTACGCCTGCGGGCTGCGCGTCACCGAGCTGGTCAGCCTGACCCTCGATCAGGTCAACCTGCGCCAAGGTGTGCTGCGGGTGATGGGCAAGGGCAGCAAGGAGCGCCTGGTACCCATGGGCGAAGAGGCAGTGGTGTGGCTAGAGCGTTACCAGCGCGATGGCCGCGCCGAGTTGCTGAATGGCCGCCCCAGCGACGTGTTGTTCCCCAGCCAGCGCGGCGAACAGATGACCCGCCAGACCTTCTGGCACCGTATCAAGCACCATGCCCGGGTGGCAGGTATCGACAAACCGCTGTCGCCACACACGCTGCGCCATGCGTTCGCCACCCACCTGCTCAACCATGGCGCCGACCTGCGCGTGGTGCAGATGCTGCTTGGCCACAGCGACCTGTCGACCACCCAGATCTACACCCACGTTGCCAAGGCCCGCCTGCAGCAGCTGCACGCACAGCACCACCCGCGTGGATGA